One region of Cucurbita pepo subsp. pepo cultivar mu-cu-16 chromosome LG03, ASM280686v2, whole genome shotgun sequence genomic DNA includes:
- the LOC111790359 gene encoding peroxisomal (S)-2-hydroxy-acid oxidase GLO4-like isoform X2, with protein MSSEPVNVNDFKELARLKLPKMYYDFYAGGAEDEHTLRENIQAFCRIMIQPRVLVDVSQIDLSTTILGHRISAPILVAPTAAHKLAFHEGEQATARAAAAAKTIMILSYSSTCSIEEVASSCNAVRFFQLYIFKRRDISALLVQRAERFGYKAIVLTADTPRLGRREADIKNKMIAPPVKNLEGLISIDVNSDQGSKLETYANEMLDASLRWEDISWLRSITSLPILIKGILTHEDATKAVEAGVDGIIVSNHGARQLDFAPATISVLEEVVHAVKGKIPVLLDGGVRRGTDVFKALALGAQAVLIGRPVLFGLAAKGEGGVRTVLEMLKNELEISMALSGCPCIKDITRSHVRTPYDKLPSML; from the exons ATGTCTTCTGAACCAGTGAACGTGAATGACTTCAAAGAATTGGCTAGGTTGAAACTTCCAAAAATGTACTATGATTTCTACGCAGGAGGGGCTGAGGACGAACACACACTTAGAGAGAACATACAAGCTTTCTGTAGAATCAT GATTCAACCTCGAGTTCTCGTGGACGTGAGCCAAATTGATTTGTCAACAACCATATTGGGCCATCGCATCTCCGCACCCATCCTGGTTGCCCCCACTGCTGCACATAAGTTGGCATTCCATGAAG GAGAACAAGCCACGGCCAGGGCAGCTGCTGCTGCAAAAACTATAATG ATTCTGTCTTACTCTTCGACCTGTTCAATAGAGGAAGTTGCCTCTAGCTGCAATGCTGTTCGTTTCTTTCAATTATAT ATTTTCAAAAGGCGCGATATCTCGGCTCTGCTAGTACAGAGAGCTGAGAGATTTGGATACAAGGCAATTGTTCTGACTGCCGATACTCCTCGACTTGGTAGAAGGGAGGCTGACATAAAGAACAA GATGATTGCACCACCAGTGAAGAATCTTGAAGGCCTCATATCTATTGACGTTAACTCT GATCAAGGTTCAAAGTTAGAAACTTATGCCAACGAGATGTTGGATGCATCTCTCCGCTGGGAA GATATAAGCTGGTTAAGATCAATCACTAGTCTGCCAATTCTGATAAAGGGGATTCTCACTCATGAAGATG CAACTAAAGCTGTGGAAGCTGGTGTAGATGGAATTATTGTCTCCAATCATGGAGCCCGCCAACTAGACTTTGCTCCTGCCACTATTTCTGTCCTTGAAGAG GTTGTTCATGCTGTCAAGGGTAAAATTCCTGTGCTCTTAGATGGAGGTGTGCGGCGGGGTACAGATGTGTTTAAGGCATTGGCCCTCGGGGCCCAGGCAGTCCTT ATAGGGAGACCGGTTTTATTTGGACTGGCAGCAAAGGGAGAAGGAGGAGTAAGAACAGTGCTGGAGATGCTGAAGAATGAGTTAGAGATTAGTATGGCACTTTCTGGGTGCCCATGCATCAAGGACATTACTAGAAGCCATGTTAGGACACCGTACGATAAGCTGCCTTCAATGCTTTAG
- the LOC111790358 gene encoding peroxisomal (S)-2-hydroxy-acid oxidase GLO4-like isoform X2, giving the protein MYYDYYAGGAEDEHTLRENVEAFHRITIRPRVLVDVSQVDMSTTVLGYPISAPILLAPTASHKLAIPEGELATARAAAAAKTIMILSYSSSCSIEEVASSCNAVRFFQLYIFKRRDISALLAQRAERHGYKAIVLTADTPRLGRREADIKNKMIYPPEKNLEGLISINIQCVDQGSKLETFANQMMDASLRWEDIRWLRSITSLPILIKGILTHEDATRAVEAGVDGIIVSNHGARQLDFAPPTVSVLEEVVNAVKGKVPVLLDGGVRRGTDVFKALALGAQAVLIGRPVLFGLAAKGEGGVRTVLEMLKNELETSMALAGCPCIKDITRSHVRTEHDRLPSML; this is encoded by the exons ATGTACTATGATTACTACGCTGGAGGAGCCGAGGACGAACACACGCTTAGAGAGAACGTAGAAGCTTTCCATAGAATCAC GATTCGGCCTCGAGTTCTGGTGGATGTGAGCCAAGTTGATATGTCAACCACCGTATTGGGCTATCCCATCTCTGCACCTATCCTCCTTGCTCCCACTGCTTCACATAAGTTGGCTATCCCGGAAG GAGAGCTAGCCACAGCCAGAGCAGCCGCTGCTGCCAAAACAATAATG ATTCTGTCATACTCTTCCTCCTGTTCAATAGAGGAAGTTGCCTCTAGCTGCAACGCTGTCCGTTTCTTCCAATTATAT ATCTTCAAAAGACGTGATATCTCAGCTCTCCTAGCACAAAGAGCCGAGAGACATGGATACAAAGCAATTGTCCTAACAGCTGATACTCCTCGACTAGGTAGAAGGGAGGCTGACATAAAGAACAA GATGATTTATCCACCAGAGAAGAATCTTGAAGGCCTCATATCAATTAACATTCAATGTGTGGATCAAGGTTCAAAGTTAGAAACTTTTGCCAACCAGATGATGGATGCGTCTCTGCGGTGGGAA GATATAAGGTGGTTGAGATCAATTACTAGTTTGCCAATTCTGATAAAGGGGATTCTTACTCATGAAGATG CAACTAGAGCAGTGGAAGCTGGTGTTGATGGAATTATTGTCTCTAATCATGGAGCTCGCCAACTAGACTTTGCTCCTCCCACTGTTTCTGTCCTTGAAGAG GTTGTTAATGCAGTAAAGGGCAAAGTTCCTGTGCTCTTAGACGGAGGTGTGCGGCGAGGTACAGATGTGTTTAAGGCACTAGCCCTTGGTGCCCAGGCAGTGCTA ATAGGGAGACCAGTTCTGTTTGGGCTGGCAGCAAAGGGAGAAGGAGGGGTAAGAACAGTGCTGGAGATGCTGAAGAATGAGTTGGAGACTAGCATGGCACTTGCTGGGTGCCCGTGCATCAAGGACATTACTAGAAGCCATGTCAGGACAGAGCATGATAGGCTGCCGTCAATGCTTTGA
- the LOC111790355 gene encoding peroxisomal (S)-2-hydroxy-acid oxidase GLO4-like isoform X3: protein MSSEPVNVNDFKEMARLKLPKMYYDFYAGGAEDEHTLRENIQAFCRIMIRPRVLVDVSQIDMSTTILGHRISAPILVAPTAAHKLAFHEGEQATARAAAAAKTIMILSYSSTCSIEEVASSCNAVRFFQLYIYKRRDISALLAQRAERFGYKAIVLTADAPRLGRREADIKNKMIRPPMKNLDGLMSFDVNADEGSKFETYANMTLDASLRWEVCPISCSDSFYVYFLSSLGIIFYHPQDIMWLRSTTSLPILIKGILTHEDATKAVEAGVDGIIVSNHGARQLDFAPATISVLEEVVHAVKGKIPVLLDGGVRRGTDVFKALALGAQAVLIGRPVLFGLAAKGEGGVRTVLEMLKNELEISMALSGCPCIKDITRSHVRTPYDKLPSML, encoded by the exons ATGTCTTCTGAACCAGTGAATGTGAATGACTTCAAAGAAATGGCTAGGTTGAAACTTCCAAAAATGTACTATGATTTCTACGCAGGAGGGGCTGAGGACGAACACACACTTAGAGAGAACATACAAGCTTTCTGTAGAATCAT GATTCGACCTCGAGTTCTCGTGGACGTGAGCCAAATTGATATGTCAACAACCATATTGGGCCATCGCATCTCCGCACCTATCCTGGTTGCCCCCACTGCTGCACATAAGTTGGCATTCCATGAGG GAGAACAAGCCACGGCCAGGGCAGCTGCTGCTGCAAAAACTATAATG ATTCTGTCTTACTCTTCGACCTGTTCAATAGAGGAAGTTGCCTCTAGCTGCAATGCTGTCCGTTTCTTTCAATTATAT ATTTACAAAAGGCGCGATATCTCGGCTCTTCTAGCACAAAGAGCTGAGAGATTTGGATACAAGGCAATTGTCCTGACTGCTGATGCTCCTCGACTTGGTAGAAGGGAGGCTGACATAAAGAACAA GATGATTAGACCACCAATGAAGAATCTTGATGGCCTCATGTCTTTTGACGTTAACGCT GATGAAGGTTCAAAGTTCGAAACTTATGCCAACATGACGTTGGATGCATCTCTGCGCTGGGAAGTATGTCCAATAAGCTGCTCAGATTCTTTTTATGTCTATTTTCTTTCCAGTTTAGGTATAATATTTTACCATCCACAGGATATAATGTGGTTAAGATCAACCACTAGTCTGCCAATTCTGATAAAGGGGATTCTCACTCATGAAGATG CAACTAAAGCTGTGGAAGCTGGTGTTGATGGAATTATTGTCTCCAACCATGGAGCCCGCCAACTGGACTTTGCTCCTGCCACTATTTCTGTCCTTGAAGAG GTTGTTCATGCTGTCAAGGGCAAAATTCCTGTTCTCTTAGATGGAGGTGTGAGGCGGGGTACAGATGTGTTTAAGGCATTAGCCCTCGGGGCCCAGGCAGTCCTT ATAGGGAGACCGGTTTTATTTGGACTGGCAGCAAAGGGAGAAGGAGGAGTAAGAACAGTGCTGGAGATGCTGAAGAATGAGTTAGAGATTAGTATGGCACTTTCTGGGTGCCCATGCATCAAGGACATTACTAGAAGCCATGTTAGGACACCGTACGATAAGCTGCCTTCAATGCTTTAG
- the LOC111790359 gene encoding peroxisomal (S)-2-hydroxy-acid oxidase GLO4-like isoform X1: MVHVFISKISVVNYLNFSTRSPLKAAPSSLGQNYNIKDKMSSEPVNVNDFKELARLKLPKMYYDFYAGGAEDEHTLRENIQAFCRIMIQPRVLVDVSQIDLSTTILGHRISAPILVAPTAAHKLAFHEGEQATARAAAAAKTIMILSYSSTCSIEEVASSCNAVRFFQLYIFKRRDISALLVQRAERFGYKAIVLTADTPRLGRREADIKNKMIAPPVKNLEGLISIDVNSDQGSKLETYANEMLDASLRWEDISWLRSITSLPILIKGILTHEDATKAVEAGVDGIIVSNHGARQLDFAPATISVLEEVVHAVKGKIPVLLDGGVRRGTDVFKALALGAQAVLIGRPVLFGLAAKGEGGVRTVLEMLKNELEISMALSGCPCIKDITRSHVRTPYDKLPSML, translated from the exons ATGGTGCACGTATTCATTAGCAAAATTTCTGTCGTCAACTACTTGAACTTCTCGACCCGTTCTCCACTGAAGGCTGCACCTTCGAGCTTGGGTCAAAATTACAACATCAAG GACAAAATGTCTTCTGAACCAGTGAACGTGAATGACTTCAAAGAATTGGCTAGGTTGAAACTTCCAAAAATGTACTATGATTTCTACGCAGGAGGGGCTGAGGACGAACACACACTTAGAGAGAACATACAAGCTTTCTGTAGAATCAT GATTCAACCTCGAGTTCTCGTGGACGTGAGCCAAATTGATTTGTCAACAACCATATTGGGCCATCGCATCTCCGCACCCATCCTGGTTGCCCCCACTGCTGCACATAAGTTGGCATTCCATGAAG GAGAACAAGCCACGGCCAGGGCAGCTGCTGCTGCAAAAACTATAATG ATTCTGTCTTACTCTTCGACCTGTTCAATAGAGGAAGTTGCCTCTAGCTGCAATGCTGTTCGTTTCTTTCAATTATAT ATTTTCAAAAGGCGCGATATCTCGGCTCTGCTAGTACAGAGAGCTGAGAGATTTGGATACAAGGCAATTGTTCTGACTGCCGATACTCCTCGACTTGGTAGAAGGGAGGCTGACATAAAGAACAA GATGATTGCACCACCAGTGAAGAATCTTGAAGGCCTCATATCTATTGACGTTAACTCT GATCAAGGTTCAAAGTTAGAAACTTATGCCAACGAGATGTTGGATGCATCTCTCCGCTGGGAA GATATAAGCTGGTTAAGATCAATCACTAGTCTGCCAATTCTGATAAAGGGGATTCTCACTCATGAAGATG CAACTAAAGCTGTGGAAGCTGGTGTAGATGGAATTATTGTCTCCAATCATGGAGCCCGCCAACTAGACTTTGCTCCTGCCACTATTTCTGTCCTTGAAGAG GTTGTTCATGCTGTCAAGGGTAAAATTCCTGTGCTCTTAGATGGAGGTGTGCGGCGGGGTACAGATGTGTTTAAGGCATTGGCCCTCGGGGCCCAGGCAGTCCTT ATAGGGAGACCGGTTTTATTTGGACTGGCAGCAAAGGGAGAAGGAGGAGTAAGAACAGTGCTGGAGATGCTGAAGAATGAGTTAGAGATTAGTATGGCACTTTCTGGGTGCCCATGCATCAAGGACATTACTAGAAGCCATGTTAGGACACCGTACGATAAGCTGCCTTCAATGCTTTAG
- the LOC111790358 gene encoding peroxisomal (S)-2-hydroxy-acid oxidase GLO4-like isoform X1, with protein MMKMSTQPVNVIELKKKLPDMCYECHAGMSRRTDVSKALVQGAHPVFGNSSSEPVNVNEFEELARLALPKMYYDYYAGGAEDEHTLRENVEAFHRITIRPRVLVDVSQVDMSTTVLGYPISAPILLAPTASHKLAIPEGELATARAAAAAKTIMILSYSSSCSIEEVASSCNAVRFFQLYIFKRRDISALLAQRAERHGYKAIVLTADTPRLGRREADIKNKMIYPPEKNLEGLISINIQCVDQGSKLETFANQMMDASLRWEDIRWLRSITSLPILIKGILTHEDATRAVEAGVDGIIVSNHGARQLDFAPPTVSVLEEVVNAVKGKVPVLLDGGVRRGTDVFKALALGAQAVLIGRPVLFGLAAKGEGGVRTVLEMLKNELETSMALAGCPCIKDITRSHVRTEHDRLPSML; from the exons AT GATGAAAATGTCTACTCAACCCGTGAACgtgattgaattgaaaaagaaacttcCAGATATGTGTTACGAGTGCCACGCAGGTATGTCACGGAGAACAGATGTGTCCAAGGCATTAGTCCAAGGTGCCCACCCTGTCTTT GGTAATTCGTCTTCTGAACCCGTGAACGTGAATGAGTTCGAAGAATTGGCTCGATTGGCACTTCCAAAAATGTACTATGATTACTACGCTGGAGGAGCCGAGGACGAACACACGCTTAGAGAGAACGTAGAAGCTTTCCATAGAATCAC GATTCGGCCTCGAGTTCTGGTGGATGTGAGCCAAGTTGATATGTCAACCACCGTATTGGGCTATCCCATCTCTGCACCTATCCTCCTTGCTCCCACTGCTTCACATAAGTTGGCTATCCCGGAAG GAGAGCTAGCCACAGCCAGAGCAGCCGCTGCTGCCAAAACAATAATG ATTCTGTCATACTCTTCCTCCTGTTCAATAGAGGAAGTTGCCTCTAGCTGCAACGCTGTCCGTTTCTTCCAATTATAT ATCTTCAAAAGACGTGATATCTCAGCTCTCCTAGCACAAAGAGCCGAGAGACATGGATACAAAGCAATTGTCCTAACAGCTGATACTCCTCGACTAGGTAGAAGGGAGGCTGACATAAAGAACAA GATGATTTATCCACCAGAGAAGAATCTTGAAGGCCTCATATCAATTAACATTCAATGTGTGGATCAAGGTTCAAAGTTAGAAACTTTTGCCAACCAGATGATGGATGCGTCTCTGCGGTGGGAA GATATAAGGTGGTTGAGATCAATTACTAGTTTGCCAATTCTGATAAAGGGGATTCTTACTCATGAAGATG CAACTAGAGCAGTGGAAGCTGGTGTTGATGGAATTATTGTCTCTAATCATGGAGCTCGCCAACTAGACTTTGCTCCTCCCACTGTTTCTGTCCTTGAAGAG GTTGTTAATGCAGTAAAGGGCAAAGTTCCTGTGCTCTTAGACGGAGGTGTGCGGCGAGGTACAGATGTGTTTAAGGCACTAGCCCTTGGTGCCCAGGCAGTGCTA ATAGGGAGACCAGTTCTGTTTGGGCTGGCAGCAAAGGGAGAAGGAGGGGTAAGAACAGTGCTGGAGATGCTGAAGAATGAGTTGGAGACTAGCATGGCACTTGCTGGGTGCCCGTGCATCAAGGACATTACTAGAAGCCATGTCAGGACAGAGCATGATAGGCTGCCGTCAATGCTTTGA
- the LOC111790355 gene encoding peroxisomal (S)-2-hydroxy-acid oxidase GLO4-like isoform X2 codes for MVHVFISKISVLNYFNFSTHSPRKAAPSSLGQNYNIKGKMSSEPVNVNDFKEMARLKLPKMYYDFYAGGAEDEHTLRENIQAFCRIMIRPRVLVDVSQIDMSTTILGHRISAPILVAPTAAHKLAFHEGEQATARAAAAAKTIMILSYSSTCSIEEVASSCNAVRFFQLYIYKRRDISALLAQRAERFGYKAIVLTADAPRLGRREADIKNKMIRPPMKNLDGLMSFDVNADEGSKFETYANMTLDASLRWEDIMWLRSTTSLPILIKGILTHEDATKAVEAGVDGIIVSNHGARQLDFAPATISVLEEVVHAVKGKIPVLLDGGVRRGTDVFKALALGAQAVLIGRPVLFGLAAKGEGGVRTVLEMLKNELEISMALSGCPCIKDITRSHVRTPYDKLPSML; via the exons ATGGTGCACGTATTCATTAGCAAAATTTCTGTCCTCAACTACTTCAACTTCTCGACCCATTCTCCACGGAAGGCTGCACCTTCGAGCTTAGGTCAAAATTACAACATCAAG GGTAAAATGTCTTCTGAACCAGTGAATGTGAATGACTTCAAAGAAATGGCTAGGTTGAAACTTCCAAAAATGTACTATGATTTCTACGCAGGAGGGGCTGAGGACGAACACACACTTAGAGAGAACATACAAGCTTTCTGTAGAATCAT GATTCGACCTCGAGTTCTCGTGGACGTGAGCCAAATTGATATGTCAACAACCATATTGGGCCATCGCATCTCCGCACCTATCCTGGTTGCCCCCACTGCTGCACATAAGTTGGCATTCCATGAGG GAGAACAAGCCACGGCCAGGGCAGCTGCTGCTGCAAAAACTATAATG ATTCTGTCTTACTCTTCGACCTGTTCAATAGAGGAAGTTGCCTCTAGCTGCAATGCTGTCCGTTTCTTTCAATTATAT ATTTACAAAAGGCGCGATATCTCGGCTCTTCTAGCACAAAGAGCTGAGAGATTTGGATACAAGGCAATTGTCCTGACTGCTGATGCTCCTCGACTTGGTAGAAGGGAGGCTGACATAAAGAACAA GATGATTAGACCACCAATGAAGAATCTTGATGGCCTCATGTCTTTTGACGTTAACGCT GATGAAGGTTCAAAGTTCGAAACTTATGCCAACATGACGTTGGATGCATCTCTGCGCTGGGAA GATATAATGTGGTTAAGATCAACCACTAGTCTGCCAATTCTGATAAAGGGGATTCTCACTCATGAAGATG CAACTAAAGCTGTGGAAGCTGGTGTTGATGGAATTATTGTCTCCAACCATGGAGCCCGCCAACTGGACTTTGCTCCTGCCACTATTTCTGTCCTTGAAGAG GTTGTTCATGCTGTCAAGGGCAAAATTCCTGTTCTCTTAGATGGAGGTGTGAGGCGGGGTACAGATGTGTTTAAGGCATTAGCCCTCGGGGCCCAGGCAGTCCTT ATAGGGAGACCGGTTTTATTTGGACTGGCAGCAAAGGGAGAAGGAGGAGTAAGAACAGTGCTGGAGATGCTGAAGAATGAGTTAGAGATTAGTATGGCACTTTCTGGGTGCCCATGCATCAAGGACATTACTAGAAGCCATGTTAGGACACCGTACGATAAGCTGCCTTCAATGCTTTAG
- the LOC111790355 gene encoding peroxisomal (S)-2-hydroxy-acid oxidase GLO4-like isoform X1, with the protein MVHVFISKISVLNYFNFSTHSPRKAAPSSLGQNYNIKGKMSSEPVNVNDFKEMARLKLPKMYYDFYAGGAEDEHTLRENIQAFCRIMIRPRVLVDVSQIDMSTTILGHRISAPILVAPTAAHKLAFHEGEQATARAAAAAKTIMILSYSSTCSIEEVASSCNAVRFFQLYIYKRRDISALLAQRAERFGYKAIVLTADAPRLGRREADIKNKMIRPPMKNLDGLMSFDVNADEGSKFETYANMTLDASLRWEVCPISCSDSFYVYFLSSLGIIFYHPQDIMWLRSTTSLPILIKGILTHEDATKAVEAGVDGIIVSNHGARQLDFAPATISVLEEVVHAVKGKIPVLLDGGVRRGTDVFKALALGAQAVLIGRPVLFGLAAKGEGGVRTVLEMLKNELEISMALSGCPCIKDITRSHVRTPYDKLPSML; encoded by the exons ATGGTGCACGTATTCATTAGCAAAATTTCTGTCCTCAACTACTTCAACTTCTCGACCCATTCTCCACGGAAGGCTGCACCTTCGAGCTTAGGTCAAAATTACAACATCAAG GGTAAAATGTCTTCTGAACCAGTGAATGTGAATGACTTCAAAGAAATGGCTAGGTTGAAACTTCCAAAAATGTACTATGATTTCTACGCAGGAGGGGCTGAGGACGAACACACACTTAGAGAGAACATACAAGCTTTCTGTAGAATCAT GATTCGACCTCGAGTTCTCGTGGACGTGAGCCAAATTGATATGTCAACAACCATATTGGGCCATCGCATCTCCGCACCTATCCTGGTTGCCCCCACTGCTGCACATAAGTTGGCATTCCATGAGG GAGAACAAGCCACGGCCAGGGCAGCTGCTGCTGCAAAAACTATAATG ATTCTGTCTTACTCTTCGACCTGTTCAATAGAGGAAGTTGCCTCTAGCTGCAATGCTGTCCGTTTCTTTCAATTATAT ATTTACAAAAGGCGCGATATCTCGGCTCTTCTAGCACAAAGAGCTGAGAGATTTGGATACAAGGCAATTGTCCTGACTGCTGATGCTCCTCGACTTGGTAGAAGGGAGGCTGACATAAAGAACAA GATGATTAGACCACCAATGAAGAATCTTGATGGCCTCATGTCTTTTGACGTTAACGCT GATGAAGGTTCAAAGTTCGAAACTTATGCCAACATGACGTTGGATGCATCTCTGCGCTGGGAAGTATGTCCAATAAGCTGCTCAGATTCTTTTTATGTCTATTTTCTTTCCAGTTTAGGTATAATATTTTACCATCCACAGGATATAATGTGGTTAAGATCAACCACTAGTCTGCCAATTCTGATAAAGGGGATTCTCACTCATGAAGATG CAACTAAAGCTGTGGAAGCTGGTGTTGATGGAATTATTGTCTCCAACCATGGAGCCCGCCAACTGGACTTTGCTCCTGCCACTATTTCTGTCCTTGAAGAG GTTGTTCATGCTGTCAAGGGCAAAATTCCTGTTCTCTTAGATGGAGGTGTGAGGCGGGGTACAGATGTGTTTAAGGCATTAGCCCTCGGGGCCCAGGCAGTCCTT ATAGGGAGACCGGTTTTATTTGGACTGGCAGCAAAGGGAGAAGGAGGAGTAAGAACAGTGCTGGAGATGCTGAAGAATGAGTTAGAGATTAGTATGGCACTTTCTGGGTGCCCATGCATCAAGGACATTACTAGAAGCCATGTTAGGACACCGTACGATAAGCTGCCTTCAATGCTTTAG
- the LOC111790250 gene encoding peroxisomal (S)-2-hydroxy-acid oxidase GLO4-like: MVCLMRHSWPLHSVIIMNLISITVDVYIVYINLFFTERLHLRAWLKTYSIQGKMSSEPVNVNDFKELARNALPKMYYDYYAGGAEDEHTLRDNIQAFHRITIRPRVLVDVSQIDMSTTILGYPISAPILVAPTAAHKFAIPEGELATARAAAAANTIMILSYSSTCSMEEVASSCNAVRFFQLHISKRRDISALLVQRAERFGYKAIVLTADTPRLGRREADIRNKMIGFPVKNLEGLMSIDVKSDQGSKLEAYYNEMFDASIRWEDIMWLRSITSLPILIKGILTHEDATRAVEAGVDGIIVSNHGARQLDFAPATVSALEEFD; encoded by the exons ATGGTCTGCTTAATGAGGCATAGCTGGCCTCTACATTCtgtaataattatgaatttaatatcaatCACAGTAGATGTCTacattgtttatattaatCTCTTCTTCACTGAAAGGCTGCACCTTCGAGCTTGGCTCAAAACGTACAGCATCCAG GGTAAAATGTCTTCTGAACCAGTGAACGTGAATGACTTCAAAGAATTAGCCAGGAATGCACTTCCAAAAATGTACTATGATTACTACGCTGGGGGAGCTGAGGACGAACACACGCTTAGAGACAACATACAAGCTTTCCATAGAATCAC GATTCGGCCTCGAGTTCTGGTGGATGTGAGCCAAATTGATATGTCAACAACCATATTGGGCTATCCCATCTCTGCACCTATCCTGGTTGCTCCCACTGCTGCACATAAGTTTGCTATCCCTGAAG GAGAACTAGCCACGGCCAGGGCAGCTGCTGCTGCAAACACTATAATG ATTCTGTCTTACTCTTCCACCTGTTCAATGGAGGAAGTTGCCTCTAGCTGCAATGCTGTCCGTTTCTTTCAATTACAT ATTTCCAAACGGCGCGATATCTCGGCGCTGCTAGTACAGAGAGCTGAGAGATTTGGATACAAGGCAATTGTCCTGACTGCTGATACTCCTCGACTTGGAAGAAGGGAGGctgacataaggaacaa GATGATTGGCTTTCCAGTGAAGAATCTTGAAGGTCTCATGTCTATTGACGTTAAATCT GACCAAGGTTCAAAGTTAGAAGCTTATTACAACGAGATGTTTGATGCATCTATACGCTGGGAA GATATAATGTGGTTAAGATCAATTACTAGTTTGCCAATTCTGATAAAGGGGATTCTCACTCATGAAGATG CAACTAGAGCAGTGGAAGCTGGTGTTGATGGAATTATTGTCTCTAATCATGGAGCTCGCCAACTAGACTTTGCTCCTGCCACTGTTTCTGCCCTTGAAGAG TTCGATTAG